The Flavobacterium praedii genome window below encodes:
- a CDS encoding class I SAM-dependent methyltransferase, translating to MPDLNNPKSNNSIQNATNGTNSDGENWFASWFDSPYYHILYKERNYREAQLFMDNLTHYLNLPEKAKVLDLACGKGRHSIYLNQLGYNVIGADLSENSILEAQKNSNKTLHFQVHDMRETFEDKFDAIFNLFTSFGYFENDEDNLTTLKAIKESLSEYGFAVIDFMNVPNVLNTLVPEEVKQVDGINFHIKRYLKEGHIYKEIDFEDQGKKYHFTEKVKALTLKDFEQMMEETGIFLLDIFGDYKLKKFHKTESERLIMIFK from the coding sequence ATGCCAGATTTAAACAATCCTAAATCAAATAACAGTATCCAGAACGCAACCAACGGTACCAATTCCGATGGGGAAAACTGGTTTGCATCATGGTTCGACAGTCCTTATTATCATATTCTTTACAAAGAAAGGAACTATAGAGAAGCGCAATTGTTTATGGACAATTTAACTCATTATCTTAATCTTCCCGAAAAAGCCAAAGTACTTGACCTTGCTTGTGGAAAAGGCCGTCATTCTATTTACTTAAACCAACTGGGATACAATGTCATAGGAGCCGATTTATCCGAAAACAGTATTCTAGAAGCGCAAAAAAACAGCAATAAAACCCTGCATTTTCAAGTACATGACATGCGCGAAACCTTTGAAGATAAATTTGATGCCATTTTCAATTTGTTTACCAGTTTTGGATATTTCGAAAACGATGAGGACAATCTAACCACACTAAAAGCCATTAAAGAAAGCTTATCCGAATATGGTTTCGCTGTAATCGATTTTATGAATGTACCCAATGTACTTAATACTTTGGTTCCAGAAGAAGTAAAACAAGTTGATGGAATTAATTTTCACATTAAACGTTACCTAAAAGAAGGTCATATTTATAAAGAAATTGACTTTGAAGACCAAGGTAAAAAATACCATTTCACCGAGAAAGTAAAAGCACTTACATTAAAAGACTTTGAACAAATGATGGAAGAAACAGGCATCTTTTTATTGGATATTTTTGGAGATTACAAACTAAAAAAATTCCATAAAACGGAGAGCGAAAGATTAATTATGATTTTTAAGTAA
- a CDS encoding ZIP family metal transporter yields the protein MNYLLPLLSVLIGYIIALFLKPKSKTNLKLLLAFSGSFLLSLTVMHILPEVYESKNHNIGLFIMLGILFQIILEFFSKGAEHGHVHGHAKMYQIPWLLFISLCIHAFLEGFPVSHHHDLAIGIAIHHLPIAIILTSFFVSSSLNKKAIFLFMVTFAVMTPLGTVVSEYIPQFNNYYSEITAIVIGILFHISSTIIFESSEGHKFNIAKVSMIVIGILLAYLI from the coding sequence ATGAATTATCTTTTGCCTTTACTTTCCGTACTTATTGGTTATATTATTGCTTTGTTTCTAAAGCCAAAAAGTAAAACCAACCTCAAACTTTTACTGGCTTTTAGTGGTTCGTTCTTGCTATCTCTAACTGTAATGCATATTTTGCCAGAGGTATATGAAAGTAAAAACCACAACATCGGCCTTTTTATAATGTTGGGTATTTTGTTCCAAATCATTTTAGAGTTTTTTTCCAAAGGTGCCGAACACGGTCACGTACACGGACATGCCAAAATGTACCAAATTCCTTGGTTATTATTCATCAGCCTTTGCATCCATGCTTTTCTTGAAGGATTTCCGGTAAGTCATCATCACGATTTAGCCATAGGAATTGCAATTCATCATTTACCCATAGCCATCATTTTGACCTCCTTTTTTGTGAGTTCCAGTCTTAATAAAAAAGCTATTTTTTTATTCATGGTCACTTTTGCAGTTATGACACCGCTAGGCACCGTAGTATCAGAATATATTCCTCAATTTAACAACTATTATTCAGAGATAACTGCGATCGTTATTGGTATATTATTCCATATTTCATCCACTATTATTTTTGAAAGTAGCGAAGGACACAAATTCAATATCGCCAAAGTATCCATGATCGTAATTGGAATACTTCTTGCCTATCTTATCTAA
- a CDS encoding DUF6048 family protein, whose product MKLSLKYSFSICFLLSLFFAQAQEKTTTSKEQGVTITESKSIVTSKKKADKKLEIVEKDSIKPKTDRYGLIVGVDINKIARSLYDTDYKGIAFTGDYRLTKNYYLYGELGNENITVDDPQLNTTSKGSYIKVGFDYNAYTNWLDMENRITLGMRYGFGTFSETLNSYEIYNPHPYFQQSPSVTSGTTFDGLTASWAEVAAGVNVKVFNNIYVGFSLQLKMLITNSEPTNFENLYIPGFNRTYDGNFGAGFTYSVSYFIPIYKKKVTATKKVAPKK is encoded by the coding sequence ATGAAATTATCATTAAAATATTCTTTTAGTATTTGCTTTTTGTTGTCATTATTTTTTGCTCAAGCACAAGAAAAGACTACAACAAGCAAAGAGCAAGGAGTTACAATAACCGAATCTAAAAGTATAGTTACTTCTAAAAAGAAAGCTGATAAAAAACTTGAAATAGTTGAAAAAGACAGCATCAAACCCAAAACGGATCGTTATGGATTGATCGTTGGTGTCGATATAAATAAAATCGCACGATCACTTTACGATACTGATTACAAAGGAATTGCCTTTACAGGCGATTATCGGTTAACTAAAAACTACTACCTATATGGTGAACTTGGAAATGAAAACATCACTGTAGATGACCCTCAATTAAATACTACTAGCAAGGGGTCATATATAAAAGTAGGATTTGATTATAATGCGTATACAAATTGGTTGGATATGGAAAATCGTATCACTTTGGGAATGCGTTATGGCTTTGGAACATTTAGTGAGACATTAAACAGTTATGAAATTTACAATCCTCATCCTTATTTCCAGCAATCTCCAAGCGTAACATCTGGAACTACCTTTGATGGTTTAACAGCAAGTTGGGCCGAAGTAGCTGCTGGAGTAAATGTAAAAGTTTTTAATAATATTTATGTAGGCTTTAGTCTGCAATTGAAAATGTTAATTACAAATTCCGAACCTACAAACTTTGAAAACCTATACATTCCAGGATTCAATAGAACGTATGATGGTAATTTTGGAGCTGGATTTACCTACAGTGTTTCTTATTTTATTCCTATCTATAAAAAGAAAGTTACTGCCACCAAAAAAGTAGCGCCAAAAAAATAA
- a CDS encoding THUMP domain-containing class I SAM-dependent RNA methyltransferase has protein sequence MENFKMIAKTFFGFEEILAKELTLLGAQDVEQGVRMVSFKGDKGFMYKANLSLRTALKILKPIYFFKARDEQSLYKGIRGTNWSKYINANQTFVIDATVHSEYFNHSEFVSQKCKDAIVDQFRERTGQRPSIDKAFPDLRINIHIDKDQVSVALDTSGNSLHQRGYRTATNIAPINEVLAAGILLLSGWDGQTDFLDPMCGSGTFLAEAAMIACNIPANINRKEFAFEKWNDWDNDLFDNIQDSLLKRVREFHYTIKGYDKAPSAVQKARDNIKNANLDEYIKIEEQNFFDTEKTSEGKLHIVFNPPYDERLDIHMEEFYKSIGDTLKKNYPGTNAWFITANLEALKYVGLKPSRKIKLFNASLEARLVKYEMYEGSKRTKFQNQNSDIS, from the coding sequence ATGGAGAATTTTAAGATGATTGCTAAAACCTTTTTTGGTTTTGAAGAAATACTAGCAAAAGAGTTGACATTACTGGGCGCACAGGATGTAGAGCAGGGAGTGAGAATGGTTAGTTTTAAGGGGGATAAAGGATTTATGTACAAAGCAAATTTATCCTTGCGTACAGCTTTGAAGATATTGAAACCGATTTATTTTTTTAAAGCAAGAGACGAGCAATCGTTATATAAAGGAATAAGAGGTACAAATTGGTCTAAATATATCAATGCAAATCAGACTTTTGTGATTGATGCAACGGTACATTCGGAGTATTTTAATCATTCGGAGTTTGTGTCTCAAAAATGTAAAGATGCTATTGTAGATCAATTTCGTGAAAGAACGGGACAAAGACCAAGTATTGACAAGGCTTTTCCTGATTTGCGAATCAATATTCATATTGATAAAGATCAGGTTTCGGTAGCTTTGGATACTTCTGGGAATTCATTGCACCAACGTGGGTATAGAACGGCTACGAACATTGCTCCTATAAATGAGGTTTTGGCAGCGGGTATTTTATTGCTTTCGGGTTGGGATGGCCAAACGGATTTCTTGGATCCCATGTGTGGTTCTGGAACTTTTCTTGCCGAAGCAGCAATGATCGCCTGTAATATTCCTGCGAATATAAATCGTAAGGAGTTTGCTTTCGAAAAATGGAACGATTGGGACAACGATTTGTTTGATAATATTCAAGATAGTTTATTGAAGCGAGTTCGCGAATTTCATTATACTATAAAAGGGTATGATAAAGCTCCATCTGCAGTTCAAAAAGCAAGAGATAATATTAAGAATGCCAATCTTGATGAATACATTAAGATAGAAGAGCAAAACTTCTTTGATACTGAGAAAACGTCAGAAGGGAAATTGCATATCGTTTTCAATCCGCCATATGATGAGCGTTTGGATATTCACATGGAAGAATTTTATAAAAGTATTGGAGATACCTTGAAAAAAAATTATCCGGGTACAAATGCTTGGTTTATTACAGCAAACCTAGAAGCGCTGAAATATGTAGGGTTAAAACCTTCTCGAAAAATAAAACTTTTTAATGCAAGCCTTGAAGCCCGTTTAGTGAAATACGAAATGTACGAAGGAAGTAAGAGAACGAAGTTTCAAAATCAGAATTCGGATATAAGTTAA